In Acidovorax sp. GBBC 1281, a single window of DNA contains:
- a CDS encoding helix-turn-helix domain-containing protein, giving the protein MRRAAQALAGDEAPPLAAIAADHGYADQAHFGRECRHWLGQTPSRLRASKDLLASVQSSGYG; this is encoded by the coding sequence GTGCGCCGAGCGGCCCAGGCCCTGGCGGGCGATGAAGCCCCGCCGCTTGCCGCCATCGCGGCGGACCATGGCTACGCCGACCAGGCGCACTTCGGCCGCGAATGCCGGCACTGGCTGGGACAGACGCCCTCCCGGCTGCGGGCATCGAAGGACCTGCTGGCCTCCGTGCAGTCCAGCGGCTACGGCTGA
- a CDS encoding YebC/PmpR family DNA-binding transcriptional regulator, translating into MGAQWKAKGKAQVADAKGKLFGKLVKEIMVAARGGADPAGNARLRLVVEQARKVSMPKDTLERAIKKGAGLSGDAVNYERVIYEGFAPHQVAVMVECLTDNVNRTAPEMRVLFRKGQLGTSGSVAWDFHHVGIIEAEPASADADPEMAAIEAGAQDFEPGEEEGNTTFWTDPTDLDLVCRALPAQGFTVLSAKLGYRPKNPVNPANLSAEQLEEVESFLAAIDGNDDVQNVFVALAG; encoded by the coding sequence ATGGGCGCGCAGTGGAAAGCAAAGGGCAAGGCACAGGTCGCGGATGCCAAGGGCAAGCTGTTCGGCAAGCTGGTCAAGGAAATCATGGTCGCGGCGCGCGGCGGCGCCGATCCGGCGGGCAATGCGCGGCTGCGCCTGGTGGTGGAGCAGGCCCGCAAGGTGTCCATGCCCAAGGACACCCTGGAGCGCGCCATCAAGAAGGGCGCGGGCCTGTCCGGCGATGCGGTCAATTACGAGCGCGTGATCTATGAAGGCTTCGCCCCGCACCAGGTGGCGGTGATGGTGGAGTGCCTCACCGACAACGTGAACCGCACGGCGCCGGAAATGCGGGTGCTTTTTCGCAAGGGCCAACTGGGCACGTCCGGCTCCGTGGCCTGGGACTTCCACCATGTGGGCATCATCGAGGCCGAGCCGGCGTCTGCCGATGCGGACCCCGAAATGGCCGCCATCGAGGCGGGCGCTCAGGATTTCGAGCCTGGCGAGGAAGAGGGCAACACCACGTTCTGGACCGATCCCACCGACCTGGACCTGGTGTGCCGCGCGCTGCCGGCGCAGGGGTTCACGGTGCTGTCGGCCAAGCTGGGCTACCGGCCCAAGAACCCGGTGAACCCGGCCAATCTCAGCGCGGAGCAACTGGAGGAGGTCGAATCGTTCCTGGCCGCCATCGACGGCAACGACGACGTGCAGAACGTGTTCGTGGCGCTGGCGGGCTGA
- a CDS encoding GNAT family N-acetyltransferase, producing MPTPQPPDTFVPIAPESLATPRLRLRPWTAADRAPFAAMNADPAVMEHFSAPLARDTSDAMADRIQALIAQRGWGFWAADCLLSDGGPRFMGFVGLHTPSAELPFAPCVEIGWRLARPFWGQGLASEAARLALRAGFEDLGLAEIVSFTTLGNQRSRAVMQRLGMRESPAEAFDHPAVPVGHPVRPHCLYRLARTDWLAGVHRG from the coding sequence ATGCCGACACCCCAGCCCCCGGACACCTTCGTCCCCATCGCCCCGGAGTCCCTGGCCACGCCGCGGCTGCGCCTTCGGCCATGGACTGCCGCCGACCGCGCGCCCTTCGCCGCGATGAATGCCGACCCGGCGGTGATGGAGCACTTTTCCGCGCCGCTGGCCCGCGACACCAGCGATGCCATGGCCGACCGGATCCAGGCGCTGATCGCGCAGCGCGGCTGGGGTTTCTGGGCCGCGGATTGCCTGTTGAGCGACGGTGGCCCGCGCTTCATGGGCTTCGTCGGCCTGCACACGCCCTCGGCCGAACTGCCCTTCGCGCCGTGCGTGGAGATCGGCTGGCGGCTCGCCCGGCCCTTCTGGGGCCAGGGCCTGGCCAGCGAGGCGGCGCGCCTGGCGCTGCGGGCAGGCTTCGAAGACTTGGGCCTGGCGGAGATCGTGTCGTTCACCACCCTGGGCAACCAGCGCTCGCGCGCGGTGATGCAGCGCCTGGGCATGCGCGAAAGCCCCGCCGAAGCGTTCGACCACCCGGCCGTGCCGGTGGGCCACCCGGTGCGGCCGCATTGCCTGTACCGGCTCGCCCGCACCGACTGGCTGGCCGGCGTGCATCGCGGCTGA
- a CDS encoding ABC transporter permease yields the protein MRLEKRERTSALAYVAAPVGAVAFTLLVSALLVLWAGAPVGRTYALLAQGALGSVFALTETLTRATPLILTGLSAAVAFRARLFNIGAEGQLYAGAIAAVAVGGMHGGTGLQWPVPVLFPLMMLAAALAGAALLLGPALMKARLGVDEVVTTLLLNFVMLLLVSALLDGPMKDPLALGWPQSVALQGELELSRLVPQTRLHTGLLWAVGLAVLLWALLTRTVPGFEIRAAGANARAAAFAGVPITRTVVLVALLSGGLAGLAGAIEVAGRTSYVTLDMSPGYGYSGIVIAMLAGLHPLGVVAAGVFVAGVLVGADSMSRAVGVPTYIADVIVAASLIAVLVAGLLAQYRVRWK from the coding sequence ATGAGACTGGAAAAACGCGAGCGCACTTCGGCGCTGGCCTATGTGGCGGCCCCGGTCGGCGCGGTGGCCTTCACCCTGCTGGTGAGCGCCCTGCTGGTGCTATGGGCCGGCGCCCCCGTGGGGCGCACCTACGCGCTGCTGGCGCAGGGCGCGTTAGGCTCGGTGTTCGCGCTGACCGAGACCTTGACGCGCGCCACGCCGCTCATCCTGACGGGGCTGTCCGCGGCCGTGGCGTTCCGCGCGCGGCTCTTCAACATCGGCGCGGAGGGCCAGTTGTATGCCGGCGCGATCGCGGCGGTGGCGGTGGGCGGCATGCACGGCGGCACCGGCCTGCAGTGGCCGGTGCCGGTGCTGTTCCCGCTCATGATGCTGGCCGCCGCGCTGGCCGGGGCCGCCCTGCTGCTGGGGCCGGCGCTGATGAAGGCGCGGCTCGGGGTCGACGAGGTGGTGACCACGCTGCTGCTGAACTTCGTGATGCTGCTGCTGGTGTCCGCCCTGCTCGACGGTCCCATGAAAGACCCCCTCGCCCTCGGCTGGCCGCAAAGCGTGGCGCTGCAAGGCGAGCTGGAACTGTCGCGCCTGGTGCCGCAGACGCGGCTGCACACCGGCCTGCTGTGGGCCGTGGGGCTGGCCGTGCTGCTGTGGGCGCTGCTCACGCGCACGGTGCCGGGTTTCGAAATCCGCGCGGCGGGGGCCAATGCCCGCGCGGCGGCGTTCGCCGGCGTGCCCATCACGCGCACGGTGGTGCTGGTGGCCCTGCTCTCGGGCGGCCTGGCAGGGCTGGCAGGCGCCATCGAGGTGGCGGGCCGCACCAGCTACGTGACGCTCGACATGTCGCCAGGCTATGGCTACAGCGGCATCGTGATCGCCATGCTGGCGGGCCTTCACCCGCTGGGCGTGGTGGCCGCGGGCGTCTTCGTGGCGGGGGTGCTGGTGGGGGCGGACAGCATGAGCCGCGCGGTGGGCGTTCCCACCTACATCGCCGACGTGATCGTGGCGGCCTCGCTGATCGCGGTGCTGGTGGCGGGGCTGCTCGCGCAGTACCGGGTGCGCTGGAAGTGA
- a CDS encoding TfoX/Sxy family protein, with translation MSAFAQELPGVFAPWGSIRLRRMFGGWGVFHEDHMLALVVNDALYLKADALTAPVFDALGLQPFVYERHGRPVALSYRQAPAEMYEGPAEAVEWAGRAWEAALRSASRPGPAASRRPGGSVDKKGR, from the coding sequence GTGAGTGCCTTCGCCCAGGAACTCCCTGGGGTCTTCGCGCCCTGGGGCTCCATACGGTTGCGGCGCATGTTCGGCGGCTGGGGCGTCTTTCACGAAGACCACATGCTGGCGCTGGTGGTGAACGATGCGCTGTACCTCAAGGCCGACGCGCTCACCGCGCCGGTGTTCGACGCCCTTGGACTGCAGCCTTTCGTCTACGAGCGCCATGGCCGCCCGGTGGCGCTTTCGTACCGGCAGGCCCCGGCGGAAATGTACGAAGGCCCGGCCGAAGCGGTGGAGTGGGCCGGCCGGGCGTGGGAGGCCGCGCTGCGGTCGGCTTCCAGGCCGGGGCCGGCGGCAAGCCGCAGGCCGGGTGGTTCGGTGGACAAAAAGGGGCGGTGA
- a CDS encoding amidohydrolase family protein, producing the protein MLDLLIHNAILPDGRTNVSVAVQDRRIAEVTEGLQAPAHETVDAGGLLLSPPFVDAHFHMDSTLSYGQPRVNESGTLLEGIALWGELKPQLTHEAIVERAMHYCDWAVARGLLAIRSHVDTSDPRLLPVHALLDVKRRVAPYLDLQLVAFPQDGVLRAAGGLDNLQRALDLGVDVVGGIPHFERTMAQGAESVRILCELAANLGKRVDMHCDETDDPLSRHVETLAFETQRLGLHGRVTGSHLTSMHSMDNYYVSKLIPLMAEAQLGVVANPLINITLQGRHDTYPKRRGMTRVPELMAAGLTVAFGHDCVMDPWYGGGSGDMLEAAHMGLHVGQMTGQQAMRQCFEAVTTNPARLLGLEGYGLQAGCHADFVLLHARDPAEAIRLRATRLGVWRRGRRVAGSPAPVAALHLPGRPGHADFLLG; encoded by the coding sequence ATGCTCGACCTGCTCATCCACAACGCCATCCTGCCCGATGGCCGCACGAACGTTTCCGTGGCCGTGCAGGACAGGCGCATTGCCGAAGTGACCGAGGGCCTGCAGGCCCCGGCGCACGAGACCGTCGATGCGGGCGGCCTGCTGCTGAGCCCGCCGTTCGTCGATGCGCACTTCCACATGGACTCGACGCTGAGCTACGGCCAGCCGCGCGTGAACGAGAGCGGCACGCTGCTGGAGGGCATTGCGCTGTGGGGCGAACTGAAGCCCCAGTTGACGCACGAGGCCATCGTGGAGCGGGCGATGCACTACTGCGACTGGGCGGTGGCGCGCGGCCTGCTGGCCATCCGCTCGCACGTGGACACCAGCGACCCGCGGCTGCTGCCCGTGCACGCACTGCTGGACGTGAAGCGCCGCGTGGCGCCCTACCTCGACCTGCAGCTCGTCGCCTTCCCCCAGGACGGCGTGCTGCGCGCCGCGGGCGGCCTGGACAACCTTCAGCGCGCGCTGGACCTGGGCGTGGACGTGGTGGGCGGCATTCCCCATTTCGAACGCACCATGGCGCAGGGGGCGGAGAGCGTGCGCATCCTGTGCGAGCTGGCCGCCAACCTGGGCAAGCGGGTGGACATGCACTGCGACGAGACGGACGACCCGCTCTCGCGCCACGTCGAAACGCTGGCCTTCGAAACGCAGCGCCTGGGCCTGCATGGCCGGGTGACGGGCTCGCACCTCACCTCCATGCACAGCATGGACAACTACTACGTGAGCAAGCTCATCCCCCTGATGGCCGAGGCGCAGCTGGGCGTGGTGGCCAACCCGCTCATCAACATCACCCTGCAGGGCCGCCACGACACCTACCCCAAGCGCCGCGGCATGACCCGCGTGCCCGAGCTGATGGCCGCGGGCCTGACGGTGGCCTTCGGCCACGATTGCGTGATGGACCCGTGGTACGGCGGCGGCAGCGGCGACATGCTGGAGGCGGCCCACATGGGCCTGCACGTGGGGCAGATGACAGGCCAGCAGGCCATGCGCCAGTGCTTCGAGGCAGTGACCACGAACCCGGCCCGGCTGCTGGGCCTGGAGGGCTACGGCCTGCAGGCCGGCTGCCATGCCGACTTCGTGCTGCTGCATGCGCGCGATCCGGCCGAGGCGATCCGGCTGCGCGCCACGCGCCTGGGGGTGTGGCGGCGCGGCCGGCGGGTGGCGGGCAGCCCGGCGCCCGTGGCGGCGCTGCATCTGCCCGGCCGACCCGGTCACGCGGACTTCCTGCTCGGCTGA
- a CDS encoding ABC transporter permease yields MTELMDILANPAFWIATLRVATPLILGTLGVLLCERAGVLNLGIEGIMVAGAFTGWLTVYAGHGLWTGVLVAALTGAAFGLLHAWLTVGLALSQHVSGLGITLLATSLSYYGYRVGFPKVTTPPTIEPFAPMAWLGIPILSAQTPLTLLALLLVPLLAWVLLRTPLGLAVRMVGENHQAAEGQGIPVAATRTASVVAGSALMGVAGAFLTLSAFNAFFFNMVNGRGWICVALVVFASWRPGKALLGALLFAFFDALQLRLQQAGDAWLPYQVYLMLPYLLSILALVLVARKAAYPQALMKPYRKGER; encoded by the coding sequence ATGACCGAGCTGATGGACATCCTGGCCAACCCGGCGTTCTGGATCGCCACGCTGCGGGTGGCCACGCCGCTCATCCTGGGCACGCTGGGCGTGCTGCTGTGCGAGCGCGCAGGCGTTTTGAACCTGGGCATCGAGGGGATCATGGTGGCAGGCGCCTTCACGGGCTGGCTCACTGTGTATGCCGGCCATGGCCTTTGGACCGGCGTGCTGGTGGCCGCGCTGACCGGGGCGGCCTTCGGGCTGCTGCACGCCTGGCTGACCGTGGGGCTCGCGCTGTCGCAGCACGTGTCGGGGCTGGGCATCACGCTGCTGGCCACCTCGCTCAGCTACTACGGCTACCGCGTGGGCTTTCCGAAGGTGACCACGCCCCCCACGATCGAGCCGTTCGCGCCCATGGCCTGGCTGGGCATTCCCATCCTGTCGGCCCAGACGCCGCTCACGCTGCTGGCCCTGCTGCTGGTGCCGCTGCTGGCCTGGGTGCTGCTGCGCACCCCGCTCGGGCTGGCGGTGCGCATGGTGGGCGAGAACCACCAGGCGGCCGAGGGCCAGGGCATTCCGGTGGCGGCCACGCGCACCGCTTCGGTGGTGGCGGGCTCGGCCCTGATGGGCGTGGCGGGCGCGTTTCTCACGCTGTCGGCGTTCAATGCGTTCTTCTTCAACATGGTCAACGGGCGCGGCTGGATCTGCGTGGCGCTGGTGGTGTTCGCCTCGTGGCGGCCCGGCAAGGCGCTGCTGGGCGCGCTGCTGTTCGCCTTTTTCGATGCGCTGCAGCTGCGGCTGCAACAGGCGGGCGATGCGTGGCTGCCGTACCAGGTCTACCTGATGCTGCCCTACCTGCTGTCGATCCTGGCGCTGGTGCTGGTGGCCCGCAAGGCGGCGTATCCGCAGGCGCTGATGAAGCCCTACCGCAAGGGCGAGCGCTAG
- a CDS encoding winged helix-turn-helix domain-containing protein, protein MTTEFTFSHFTLRVHERQLLAHGKPVLLGARAFDVLCALVHKAGALVTKSELFNLVWPGMVVEENNLQVHVSSLRKLLGSDLIMTIPGQGYRFVARVAPVASGTQVPEPLPVAMVSSASRSVAVLPFGVAGGLAEDGYLADGMAEDIINRLSRSRWLYVIARSSSVSYRHPLPPNGTISQELGVRYLVSGLIRFNGNRLRVTAELIDGPRNETIWAQSFDRPVDDLFQVQDEISAAIVSAIEPVYLRREEWVSSQTTPRDREHWELLMRARWHFWRSTRDHMEKAEYFAQKALDTKPDDPPALALLAFILMSRVWAGWSESARMDIAEANRHALQAVSHDDTDAFAHFTLGTVLSFSRNFPQAISEQEHALSIYPQFAAAAGELGRLLAFCGRTQEAASYALQACEASPLDPHLSLWIRTRALASFIEGDYQAALGFALQALSKRPDWFFNHYLLAACQVASGRPEDGQQTLRQAQKFGPYSLQALKAGHPFVHDEHLNHYTDCLRQAGWSE, encoded by the coding sequence ATGACCACTGAATTCACGTTTTCCCACTTCACGCTGAGGGTCCACGAGCGCCAGTTGCTGGCCCACGGTAAGCCTGTCCTGCTGGGAGCCCGCGCTTTCGATGTGCTGTGCGCCCTGGTCCACAAAGCCGGCGCGCTGGTGACCAAATCGGAGCTGTTCAACCTCGTCTGGCCGGGCATGGTGGTGGAGGAAAACAACCTGCAGGTGCATGTGTCCTCGCTGCGCAAGCTGCTGGGCTCCGACCTGATCATGACCATCCCGGGGCAGGGCTACCGGTTCGTCGCGCGTGTCGCGCCGGTGGCCAGTGGCACCCAGGTGCCTGAGCCGCTGCCGGTCGCCATGGTGTCCAGCGCCTCCCGCTCGGTGGCGGTGCTGCCGTTCGGTGTGGCGGGTGGTCTGGCCGAAGACGGCTACCTGGCCGACGGCATGGCCGAGGACATCATCAACCGCCTTTCCCGCTCGCGCTGGCTGTACGTGATCGCCCGCAGCTCCTCGGTGAGCTACCGGCATCCGCTGCCACCCAATGGCACCATCAGCCAGGAATTGGGCGTGCGCTACCTCGTGTCAGGCCTGATCCGGTTCAACGGCAACCGGTTGCGCGTGACCGCGGAGCTGATCGACGGGCCGCGCAATGAAACCATCTGGGCGCAAAGCTTCGACCGGCCGGTGGACGACCTCTTTCAGGTGCAGGACGAGATATCGGCCGCCATCGTGAGCGCCATCGAGCCGGTGTACCTGCGGCGCGAGGAATGGGTCAGCAGCCAGACCACGCCCCGCGACCGCGAGCATTGGGAACTGCTGATGCGCGCGCGCTGGCATTTCTGGCGCTCCACGCGCGACCACATGGAGAAGGCGGAGTACTTCGCGCAAAAGGCGCTGGACACCAAGCCCGACGATCCCCCGGCCCTGGCCCTGCTGGCATTCATCCTGATGTCGCGGGTGTGGGCCGGCTGGTCCGAATCCGCCCGCATGGACATCGCCGAAGCCAACCGCCATGCCCTGCAGGCGGTGAGCCACGACGACACCGACGCCTTCGCCCATTTCACGCTGGGCACGGTGCTTTCGTTCTCGCGCAATTTTCCGCAGGCGATTTCCGAGCAGGAGCACGCCCTGTCGATCTATCCGCAGTTCGCCGCGGCGGCGGGCGAACTGGGGCGTTTGCTGGCGTTTTGCGGGCGCACGCAGGAGGCCGCGAGCTACGCATTGCAGGCCTGCGAGGCCAGCCCGCTCGATCCGCACCTGAGCCTGTGGATTCGCACACGGGCGCTGGCGAGCTTCATCGAGGGCGATTACCAGGCTGCGCTGGGCTTCGCCTTGCAGGCGCTGTCCAAGCGCCCGGACTGGTTCTTCAACCACTACCTGCTGGCCGCGTGCCAGGTCGCGTCCGGCCGCCCGGAGGACGGGCAGCAGACCCTGCGGCAGGCCCAGAAGTTCGGCCCGTACTCCCTGCAGGCGTTGAAGGCCGGCCACCCTTTCGTGCATGACGAGCATCTGAACCATTACACCGACTGCCTGCGCCAGGCGGGCTGGAGCGAGTGA
- a CDS encoding VOC family protein encodes MQFGYTILYVEDVPGTVAFYEAAFGLSRRFVHEAGDFGEMETGATALAFSSLQLMAQLGKNPQRAVAGAPQCEIAFTTADVAAAVDRAIQAGATLVQAPESMPWGQTVAYVHDCNGFLVELCTPMGAGN; translated from the coding sequence ATGCAGTTCGGCTACACCATTCTTTACGTCGAGGACGTGCCCGGCACCGTCGCTTTCTACGAGGCCGCGTTCGGTCTTTCGCGCCGTTTCGTGCACGAGGCGGGCGATTTCGGCGAGATGGAGACCGGCGCCACCGCGCTGGCGTTCTCGTCGCTCCAGCTGATGGCCCAGCTGGGCAAGAACCCGCAGCGGGCGGTGGCGGGCGCGCCCCAGTGCGAGATCGCTTTCACCACGGCCGATGTCGCCGCGGCCGTGGACCGCGCGATCCAGGCCGGCGCCACCCTGGTGCAGGCCCCAGAGTCCATGCCCTGGGGCCAGACGGTGGCCTATGTGCACGACTGCAACGGCTTTCTGGTGGAGCTGTGCACGCCGATGGGCGCGGGCAACTGA
- a CDS encoding NAD(P)/FAD-dependent oxidoreductase — protein MSEANAPQKIAILGGGLAALTAAYELTSQPGWQEKYAITVYQMGWRLGGKCATKRGPNNRIEEHGIHGFLGSYYNALPIMADCYKALGRPADAKLATFEQAFIPESFVLMWEFENGGFKRWPMTVPTNSLTPDDASSLQTIRQWIGGLIETTQGLIDPEATPGLSEIHKLELRAGQDILERLQTAILDENAELGTSHPALDEVWDWLHARLKSLIDENDDLRRLYILLEYLMAIVRGVLADRIIERGFDAVDNENFSDWLARHGASVMTVSSPLALNTVNLSYQYPQGDTARTASMAAGAYLHWSLRSYAYMGAFAWLFAAGTGETVIAPLYLVLRQRGVQFEFFHKVENLALSADGQSVAAVEMGVQATLVKPDAPYEPLVPVEGLPSWPSGPCYDQLVEGDALREQDIELESYWTPWKNVGQKTLKAGEDFDQVMLAIAVGAVPYLCKELLAARPEWRAMVEKVPTVQTQTMQVWLNRSTTDLGWDIPLKNPTDTVIGATYMNPLDGQVDFTHLLQWESWPASQMPKSLWYFSGAMADYEPPPPLTDTGYPARAHARVKAQCIQYLQVCMGPLLPKSTTNVVSPPGDPTGMDFSLLQDHDPANAGLGVQRFDQQFWRANIDPSERYVISPPGSTAARLKAWESGFSNLVLAGDWIYTGLNVGSAEGATMGGRLASYAISGYPALTDIVGYPVSAEAPCAPPAAPPAAE, from the coding sequence ATGTCTGAAGCGAATGCACCCCAGAAAATCGCCATCCTGGGGGGCGGCCTGGCCGCCCTGACGGCGGCCTACGAACTGACCAGCCAACCCGGCTGGCAGGAGAAATACGCCATCACGGTGTACCAGATGGGCTGGCGGCTCGGCGGCAAGTGCGCCACCAAGCGGGGGCCCAACAACCGCATCGAGGAGCACGGCATCCACGGGTTCCTGGGTAGCTACTACAACGCGCTGCCGATCATGGCCGACTGCTACAAGGCCCTGGGCCGCCCGGCGGACGCCAAGCTGGCCACGTTCGAGCAGGCCTTCATTCCCGAGAGCTTCGTGCTGATGTGGGAGTTCGAGAACGGCGGCTTCAAGCGCTGGCCCATGACCGTGCCGACCAATTCGCTGACCCCGGACGATGCCTCGTCGCTGCAGACCATCCGCCAGTGGATCGGCGGGCTGATCGAGACCACGCAAGGACTGATCGACCCTGAGGCCACGCCCGGCCTGAGCGAGATCCACAAGCTGGAGCTGCGCGCCGGCCAGGACATCCTGGAGCGTCTGCAGACCGCGATCCTCGACGAGAACGCCGAGCTGGGCACCAGCCACCCCGCGCTCGATGAGGTGTGGGACTGGCTGCACGCGCGGCTCAAAAGCCTGATCGACGAGAACGACGACCTGCGGCGCCTGTACATCCTGCTCGAATACCTGATGGCCATCGTGCGCGGCGTGCTGGCCGACCGCATCATCGAGCGCGGCTTCGACGCGGTGGACAACGAGAATTTCAGCGACTGGCTGGCGCGCCACGGCGCTTCGGTGATGACGGTGTCGTCCCCGCTCGCGCTCAACACGGTGAACCTGTCCTACCAGTACCCGCAGGGCGACACGGCCCGCACCGCCAGCATGGCGGCAGGCGCCTACCTGCACTGGTCGCTGCGCAGCTATGCGTACATGGGTGCGTTCGCCTGGCTGTTCGCGGCGGGCACGGGCGAGACGGTGATCGCGCCGCTGTACCTGGTGCTGCGCCAGCGCGGCGTGCAGTTCGAGTTCTTCCACAAGGTCGAGAACCTCGCGCTGTCGGCGGACGGCCAATCGGTGGCTGCCGTGGAGATGGGCGTGCAGGCCACCCTGGTGAAGCCGGATGCGCCCTACGAGCCGCTCGTGCCGGTCGAGGGCCTGCCATCCTGGCCGTCCGGCCCCTGCTACGACCAGTTGGTGGAGGGCGATGCGCTGCGCGAGCAGGACATCGAACTGGAGTCTTACTGGACGCCCTGGAAGAACGTGGGCCAGAAGACCCTGAAGGCCGGCGAAGATTTCGACCAGGTGATGCTGGCCATCGCGGTGGGCGCCGTGCCCTACCTGTGCAAGGAGCTGCTGGCCGCGCGTCCCGAATGGCGCGCGATGGTCGAGAAGGTGCCCACTGTGCAGACGCAGACCATGCAGGTCTGGCTGAACCGCAGCACCACCGACCTGGGCTGGGACATTCCCCTCAAAAACCCCACCGACACGGTGATCGGCGCCACCTACATGAACCCGCTGGATGGCCAGGTGGACTTCACCCACCTGCTGCAGTGGGAGTCGTGGCCGGCCAGCCAGATGCCCAAATCGCTGTGGTACTTCTCGGGCGCCATGGCCGATTACGAGCCGCCGCCGCCCCTGACCGACACCGGCTACCCCGCACGGGCCCACGCCCGGGTGAAAGCCCAGTGCATCCAGTACCTGCAGGTGTGCATGGGACCGCTGCTGCCGAAATCCACGACCAACGTGGTCTCGCCCCCGGGTGACCCGACGGGCATGGATTTCAGCCTGCTGCAGGACCACGACCCGGCCAATGCCGGGCTGGGCGTGCAGCGCTTTGACCAGCAGTTCTGGCGCGCCAACATCGACCCGTCCGAGCGCTATGTGATCAGCCCGCCGGGCAGCACCGCCGCGCGGCTCAAGGCCTGGGAGTCCGGCTTCAGCAACCTCGTGCTGGCGGGCGACTGGATCTACACCGGGCTGAACGTGGGCAGCGCCGAGGGCGCGACCATGGGCGGTCGGCTGGCGTCGTACGCCATCAGCGGCTATCCGGCGCTGACGGACATCGTGGGGTATCCGGTCTCGGCCGAAGCCCCGTGCGCACCGCCTGCGGCGCCCCCCGCCGCTGAATAA